A region of the Theileria equi strain WA chromosome 4 map unlocalized gcontig_1105316255039, whole genome shotgun sequence genome:
aagaatggatggGGTACATGGAAGATATTGTAAATTGTAGCTGGAGACGCTCAAATCAGAGCGTAGCGAGTGCAACAAGGCCATTTTCTACAAATGCTCCGTAAATTTTAACTTTTAAGGTTCTTCAGAGGTTGTAAAATCTAAAGCAGGTGTAGATGTAGCAGAGAATGGATCATCATTTTGGTCCATAGAGTCATTATTCTCTCCCTCAGATTTGGTGTCTTTAGACACAACATCGGTATGAGCTGATGCGTGTTCATTAGGGTCACTGGTAGACTCAACTTTGTCTAAGGGGTCATCTTCTGTATATCCTTTAGCAGATACAATAGGCTGTTCTTGTCCAACGTCTTCATTCTCGAGTTTTGGTACCAAAGGTCCAAAGTCATTCTCTTGAGAAACTTCCAAAGGTAAACTCTGGtcatccatagacaacCCAGTGCAAAAACTCTCATTGCAATCTTGTTAACCAGTAAGAGGAAGGAATGAGACATCTGGGATCATTAACGGAAGATATtaaaaagaggaagagattaGTTTTCATCTACCTAATCCTTGTATTGGCATACATGGTGTCAGTTGCACGGACGAGAGCTGCTTGATGCTCTATTCATGGCTGTAGCATGTGAATAAAAGCTTTGGACGAGTTACATTCCACCTCAAAACTCGACTCTTTGACAGCTGAATTAACGTTTCCAAACCATGAAATTCTAGAATTCGTAGTAATAGTCGCATAAATGGCAACTGTATGATTTGTGCGATCCTTATTATCTAAAATTCACCGCTCATTTGGACAACCTACTGAACCTTTCATTCATACTATTCTTTCCGTAAATTATGGGCTAATTTCAATATATTCCTACTATTTTACCTGTCGATATGTCCAGAGAGTTGTTATACTTTCCGTCTTGTTTCCTAGTCCACTTTGCCTTGACTTGCAATTGTCCATCTAGAGCAAGGCAATATCGATGCCATTCCAGTCAAATATCCATTTGTGTATTCATCGTCGTTTCTCTTATGGTCG
Encoded here:
- a CDS encoding hypothetical protein (encoded by transcript BEWA_054270A): MDDQSLPLEVSQENDFGPLVPKLENEDVGQEQPIVSAKGYTEDDPLDKVESTSDPNEHASAHTDVVSKDTKSEGENNDSMDQNDDPFSATSTPALDFTTSEEP